Genomic DNA from Cyanobacteriota bacterium:
TAAGCCTAAGACTCTTCTTGTTTTTAAATTCACAAGCAAAATATAAAAACCAAGTAACTCAAATACCGTCTGCAAAAGATCTGGTCTAATTTCAACAGCTACAGATTGACTAATATGCCACATTGTAAACACAGTGCTACTCAAAAGTGCTAGACTTCGGCTCTTTAGAAAGAACTTTGCAATTAAAAAAATTAAGACCAAGATCAACAATGTTAAAAAGAATGAGTAATGCCGAAAAATAATCAGAGTCTCAAAACTGGCTGGATTTTCTAGCTTGTTCAACAGAAAACTATTTAAAAAAGTATAGAGAGGTCCATGATGTTCAAAAAAATCTCTATAAACCAACAAACCACTAAATTGATTCCAAGCATTATGCACATGTTGAAAATCATCCTGATTAAATGGCTTATGATAAATACTGTGATAGATAGCAACAATATTATTGAGAAGAATTAAAGCGGGAATAATAACCCAAAGTTTCTTAGTATCATTTTCCATAAATATGTCCTTTCATCATTTTAGACCTGTTTTGAAAGTTGATAAGGCGTATAAACCAGATATGATAAAATAATATACGAGTCGTGTAAAAAAAGAGCTGGTAGAGAAAGAAATACAATGTTTAAAAAGATTGAATTATGGATAGTTGCTCTTCTTTTTGTTTTTTTTTCAATAATCATGATTAGTTATGGTGCTTTTTTAAAACAAACCCTAATAAGACATCCTGACAATTATTCGAGATTAGAACAAGTAGCTATGTTTCTTGCAGAAATCCCAAGCAACTTCAGGAAAATAATTGGCGCAAGTGCAGGCAATCCTTTGATACTTAGGACCAAAGTAAACCAGCTAAATAACTATAAGAGGGGCTTCTTGCTTGTATCTGCTTTTAGTAAAAAGTACGGAAGCAATATTATTTACCTATACGATGTAAAGCGTGAAGCAAGGATACATCAATGGCTACCACCAATAAAACAAATTAGAGACAAAATCAAAAATAATAAATCACGAAGAATGGAAGCTATTAATTTTAGAACCATGCACCCATTACTAAGTAAGGATGGAAGTATAGTCTTTGGTAATGGTAGAGGGCCTTTAGTTAAGCTTGATGTTTGTAGCAACATCGAATGGATAAGTGATAGATATTTTCACCATTCTATTGAACTAAACTCTAAAGGCAACCTTGTTGTTCCGATCGTCACAAAATCCAATGAAAACTATTTTGCTCCGGTCTCAGGTCCAGATGCTAATCCAGGCAATTTCCAAGATGATGCTTTTGCAGAAGTTTCAATGGAAAATGGCAAGGTCATGAACGAAACATCGATAACCAAGATTTTAATTGAAAATGAATATCACAATATAGTCCTTCAATCTCTCTCTACCACAGATGACCTGATTCATTTAAACGATGCTGAGCCTATCAATTTCACAGATGGTTTTGTTCGGGAAGGAGACATAATGCTAAGCATGAGAAACACATCTTCAGTAGCATTATATCGTCCTAGCACCAATAAAATTGTTTGGTTACAACAAGGTCCATGGAGACAGCAACATGATATTGATTACCAAGGCAATGGTGTTTTCACTATCTTTGGTAATGATAGTTATCAAAATCGTTCACTGAGAGGCTATTCTACAATTTATTCTTACGACATAAAGACTACTAGTGCAGTTGAACTCTTGGCTTTAAACAAACCTGCCATTTTTACAGGAACTGAGGGGCTACATCAAATCATCTCAGAAAATGAAATCATGATTGAAGAAACTAATAAAGGTATAATCCATATTATGGATAAAGAGGGTCAAGATCAATTAAGATATGTGAGTAAGCTCAATAAGTCGTATCATAGTGCACTACATTGGTCTAGATTTATCAATGACGAAGATTTGATTTCAAGTGTCAAAGAAGCAAAGGCAAATTCATGTCCAAATTAAAAATCCTAGCAGTAATTGTTTGCAGCATAGCGGTCCTCCCCGCTTATGCTTATATTGGTCCTGGTATGGGAGGAGGGCTAATCACGGCAACAATAGGCGTCGTTGTTGCAATCTTGTCATCATTGTTAGGAATCATATACTTTCCTATCAAAAGGTTTTTTGAAAATAGAAGACGCAAGAACCAAACCAACAAAGCTAATGCAAAACTATAGCTCCATACAAAAATTCTTGCATCAAATAGTCTTAGGTAATTCTTTTTTGGCTAGATCTTTGTTTGAGATGGAGAAGTCACTATTCTACAAAGAAGACAAGGCCATAAACAATGCTGAACATATTTTCATCACCGGCTTACCAAGATCAGGGACGACAATACTACTCAAGGCTCTTTATGAGACAGGAGATTTTGCTTCATTAACTTATGCAGATATGCCCTTTGTCTTAGCACCAAATTTATTTAGTCAATTTGCAGCTAAGTCAAACCTGCAAGCCAAAGAAAGAGAACAGCAAGATGGTATAGAGCATGAACTCAATTCTCCAGAAGCTTTTGATGAGGTTTTCTTTAAACATTTCTCACAAGACCAGTCTCGCGAGGAGCTACAAAGCTTTATATCACTAGTTTTGAAGAAATACCAAAAGCAAAGATACTTAAGTAAAAACAACCTCAATTATCAACGTGTTGAATTAATCAGCTCAGTTTTCCCTAATGCACAATTCTTAATTCCATTTAGAGAACCATTGCAACATGCCTACTCGTTACTAAAACAACACCGCCGTTTTTGCAAATTACAAAAACAAGATAGTTTTGTTTTAAAATATATGGACTTACTCGGTCATAACGAGTTTGGATTAAACCATATAGCCTGGAATCCAGCCCAGCAATACACTGACACATTCAGTATTAATTACTGGCTTGAACAATGGTATATGTTCTACCAAAACATTCTCAAAGACAAGTCAAAACAATCAAGCCTGGTTTCATATTCAAAACTATGTAAAAGCCAAGAATATAGACAAGCCTTGGTCACAGAACTAAAACTACCTGAGCTGTCAACTGACTTCAAGCTTGCACAAACTGATATTCAAGAAGACTATGACAGAGATCTCTATACTAAGTCTGAAGAGACATACCAAATTCTTAATAGAGTTCTTTCGAAACCCATAAATGGGTCCGAAAGAACTCTACCAAAATCTTCGATTTTGGGTCTTTTGTAAGACCTCATTACACGAAACCTTCGGTTTCGCAAGAGGTCAAATTTACAGCACGTGAATGTAATATACTAATACTATGTCCCAATGGTCAATCCATTCAAAAACCACAATCGACCCAGCTTTACTTGAGCTAGCTGCTGGAGATAGCCTAATTGCAAGGATCTTAATCAATAGAGGAATCGCTGACGCAAAAGCCGCTCGTTACTACCTTGATACCAAAAACATCCAAGCGTCTAGCCCACTTGAAATTCCAGAAATGGACAAAGCCTATAGCAGAATCAAAACTGCAATAGAGAACAAAGAAAAAATCCTAATCTACGGCGACTATGATGTTGATGGCACCAGCTCAGTGGCTCTACTCTATAGAGCATTTGCAATGATTGGGGTTCATGTCGATTACTATATTCCCGACCGACATTCAGAGGGCTATGGTATAAACAAAGAAGCTATCAGGAAAATCAAAGAAGAACTAAAAATAGATTTAATGATTTCTTGTGACTGCGGCATCAGTAATTATGAAGAAGTAAAATACGGACAAAGCATTAGCTTAGATATCATCATCACTGACCATCATTCAATACCAAATATACCCCCACCGGGTATCGCGAATTGTAATCCAAAGACTCTCCCAGAAGAGCATCCGCTGCATTTTCTTCCTGGAGTTGGAGTTGCCTATAAATTAGCAGAATTAATTCTTGATGAGCATTTTGATAAAGCCGTGGTTAGTACTTATGCTCATTCGCTTCTTGATTTAGTAGCACTTGGTATGATCGCAGACCTAGCGCCATTGCGCGCAGAAAATAGATACCTGACAGTGCTTGGCTTAGAAATACTTGCCAAAACCAAAAAACCAGGATTGCAAGAACTACTCAAAATCAGTAGTAGAGGAGCTGACACCGAATCAATTGGCTTTGGGCTGGCACCAAGAATTAATGCAGCTGGTAGATTAGCGGATGCCACAAGAGCAGTCAGGCTCATGATTACAGAAGACCGAGATGAAGCGATTGAGCTTTGTCGTGACTTGGACGACGAAAACAAAAATCGACAAGAACTTTGTAACGAAATTCAAGAAGATGCCTTAACTATCATTGATCAAGATAGAGCGATGCTTGATGATAATGTAATCGTACTAGCCAAAGAGGGCTGGCATCACGGTGTCATTGGCATTGTCGCTAGTCGTATGCTCGATAAATTCCATCTGCCTGTTTTTATTATGGCAATGGATGGTGACAAAGCACGCGGCTCAGTTCGCTGCATAGCTGTTGATGGTTTAGATATTTATCAAGAGATGAAAGCTATTCAAGAAAAGCATGGACTTTTTCTTGGCTATGGCGGGCACAAAATGGCAGCTGGTTTTAGTGTCAAGGCTCAAGACACAGATCAACTTTGCATTGCTATTAGAGATCACTTCCGGATCAAGCTCGATGGACGCAACCTTGAAAAACAAATCAAAATTGATACAGCACTCATGCTCAAAGAACTCAGTAGCTCGCTAATCACTCGCCTTGAAAAGCTAGCGCCTTATGGCATGGAACATAGGCAGGCATTGTTTATCTCTGGTCCATTAAAAATAGAAGCTATAAGAATGCTCGGCAAGGATGGCAAGCATATCAAATTATTTTTGTCTGAAGGATCTCATACTCAGCAAAACAAAAAATATGAAGCAGTACTCTGGAATAGAGCTGAAGAACTAAGTCAGGAATTTCAAGCTGGCTCAGCGATTACCATTGCATATACACCGCACATCAATGAATTCATGGGAGATAAAATAATGCAACTAGATATCAAAGACTGGAAGCATCCAAGTGATGTTGGTGATGAGTTTTTTGAGAGATTTAACGTGCTACAATCTTCTGCGTTATGACTAAATATTCAATTATATTTCCAGGACAAGGCGCACAATCAGTAGGCATGGGGCAAGATAGCCACCAAGCTAGTGCTCAAATCCAAGAGATCTACGCCAAAGCAGATGAACTGTTTGGCTCAAGTCCTTCAATCTCAGAAGTGAGCTTTAATGGACCAGAAGAAACTCTTGCCAAGACCCTTTATACACAACCAGCAATTCTCACCTTGAGTATTGCGCTCGCTAGTCAAGTCAAAGCAGCAATTCAAGCTAGCAAAATAGCCAAACCCGAGTTTGTCGCAGGACATAGTCTTGGGGAGTTCTCAGCACTTTACATGGCAGATGTTTTGAGCCTGGAAGATGTACTTAGACTAGTTATCAAAAGAGCACAGTTGATGGAAGCAGCTCCAGCCGGAGCAATGTCAGCAATCATTGGCATGGATGAAAGCAAGTTAAATGAAATCATAGCTGGTATTAATGGCGCGTCGGTAGCAAACTACAACTCAGCTGATCAAATTGTTGCTACTGGCACTCAAGAAGCGATGACAGAGTTAGCGAAGCAAGTTGAAGAATTTGCTACAGCAAACTCAGTCAAGGCGCGAGTTATAGCCTTGAACGTCGGCGGCGCCTTTCATTCACCACTAATGCAAGCAGCCTCAAATGAGTTTGCTAATTTAATTGACGCTTGTGAGTTTAAAGATGCATCAATTCCTGTAATTCAAAACATCAATGCCCAAGCTACAACAGAAGCTAATCAAATCAAAACCAATCTCAAACAACAAATGACCGGTTCAGTACAATGGACCAAAACCTGTGCTGATTTAATTAGCAAGAATGGTGAGATTTGGGAAATTGGACCAGGCAAAGTCTTAGCTGGTTTAGTCAAAAAACAAGATCGCAGATACCCAGTGAAAAATATTGCTTCAATCACTGATTTAGATTCGGTTTTAAACCCTGTCGTTAATTAACAA
This window encodes:
- the fabD gene encoding ACP S-malonyltransferase is translated as MTKYSIIFPGQGAQSVGMGQDSHQASAQIQEIYAKADELFGSSPSISEVSFNGPEETLAKTLYTQPAILTLSIALASQVKAAIQASKIAKPEFVAGHSLGEFSALYMADVLSLEDVLRLVIKRAQLMEAAPAGAMSAIIGMDESKLNEIIAGINGASVANYNSADQIVATGTQEAMTELAKQVEEFATANSVKARVIALNVGGAFHSPLMQAASNEFANLIDACEFKDASIPVIQNINAQATTEANQIKTNLKQQMTGSVQWTKTCADLISKNGEIWEIGPGKVLAGLVKKQDRRYPVKNIASITDLDSVLNPVVN
- a CDS encoding sulfotransferase; this encodes MKIEDARTKPTKLMQNYSSIQKFLHQIVLGNSFLARSLFEMEKSLFYKEDKAINNAEHIFITGLPRSGTTILLKALYETGDFASLTYADMPFVLAPNLFSQFAAKSNLQAKEREQQDGIEHELNSPEAFDEVFFKHFSQDQSREELQSFISLVLKKYQKQRYLSKNNLNYQRVELISSVFPNAQFLIPFREPLQHAYSLLKQHRRFCKLQKQDSFVLKYMDLLGHNEFGLNHIAWNPAQQYTDTFSINYWLEQWYMFYQNILKDKSKQSSLVSYSKLCKSQEYRQALVTELKLPELSTDFKLAQTDIQEDYDRDLYTKSEETYQILNRVLSKPINGSERTLPKSSILGLL
- the recJ gene encoding single-stranded-DNA-specific exonuclease RecJ, which encodes MSQWSIHSKTTIDPALLELAAGDSLIARILINRGIADAKAARYYLDTKNIQASSPLEIPEMDKAYSRIKTAIENKEKILIYGDYDVDGTSSVALLYRAFAMIGVHVDYYIPDRHSEGYGINKEAIRKIKEELKIDLMISCDCGISNYEEVKYGQSISLDIIITDHHSIPNIPPPGIANCNPKTLPEEHPLHFLPGVGVAYKLAELILDEHFDKAVVSTYAHSLLDLVALGMIADLAPLRAENRYLTVLGLEILAKTKKPGLQELLKISSRGADTESIGFGLAPRINAAGRLADATRAVRLMITEDRDEAIELCRDLDDENKNRQELCNEIQEDALTIIDQDRAMLDDNVIVLAKEGWHHGVIGIVASRMLDKFHLPVFIMAMDGDKARGSVRCIAVDGLDIYQEMKAIQEKHGLFLGYGGHKMAAGFSVKAQDTDQLCIAIRDHFRIKLDGRNLEKQIKIDTALMLKELSSSLITRLEKLAPYGMEHRQALFISGPLKIEAIRMLGKDGKHIKLFLSEGSHTQQNKKYEAVLWNRAEELSQEFQAGSAITIAYTPHINEFMGDKIMQLDIKDWKHPSDVGDEFFERFNVLQSSAL